A part of Cannabis sativa cultivar Pink pepper isolate KNU-18-1 chromosome 6, ASM2916894v1, whole genome shotgun sequence genomic DNA contains:
- the LOC115724770 gene encoding vacuolar iron transporter homolog 4 has protein sequence MAATTQSSSEPKPSAVFPLKDIEKQQPLKLESQSVDYTARAQWLRAAVLGANDGLLSTASLMMGVGAVKTDVKTMVLTGIAGMVAGACSMAIGEFVSVYSQYDIELAQMDRDGGRDKERMKKLPSPWQAAAASALAFGVGAAVPLLGAAFVKEYKVRLGVIVAVVSLALLGFGALAAILGKAHPVKSSLRVLFGGWIAMAVTFGLTKLVGSTGL, from the coding sequence ATGGCCGCCACCACCCAATCTTCATCTGAGCCTAAACCCTCCGCCGTATTCCCCTTAAAAGACATTGAAAAACAACAACCACTTAAACTTGAGTCCCAGTCGGTGGACTACACCGCCAGGGCTCAGTGGCTCCGAGCAGCAGTGCTCGGAGCTAACGACGGACTCCTCTCCACAGCATCGTTGATGATGGGAGTAGGAGCCGTAAAAACCGACGTTAAAACAATGGTGCTAACCGGCATAGCCGGCATGGTGGCCGGCGCGTGCAGCATGGCGATTGGAGAGTTTGTTTCGGTTTACTCTCAGTACGATATTGAGCTGGCCCAGATGGACAGAGATGGTGGGCGTGATAAGGAGAGGATGAAGAAGCTGCCGAGCCCATGGCAGGCGGCCGCGGCTTCGGCGTTGGCGTTCGGTGTTGGGGCTGCGGTGCCGCTCCTTGGGGCTGCGTTTGTTAAGGAGTATAAGGTGAGATTAGGAGTGATTGTTGCTGTAGTGAGCTTAGCTTTGTTAGGGTTTGGAGCTTTGGCTGCCATATTAGGGAAGGCTCATCCTGTTAAGTCTTCATTGAGGGTTTTGTTTGGAGGTTGGATTGCCATGGCTGTTACTTTTGGTTTAACTAAGCTTGTTGGTTCTACTGGACTATAG